A window of Apium graveolens cultivar Ventura chromosome 8, ASM990537v1, whole genome shotgun sequence contains these coding sequences:
- the LOC141680754 gene encoding uncharacterized protein LOC141680754 yields MQAFKDCLANCGLDNVRIMGDIFTWTNKRQNNPVLKCLVRMIANGHWFNSFTEGNVFVKPRGIMDHNSIFFEDPMQLQKLNKHFQFFNFMADIPGFHDVIEKAWSLQCSGPCYNRFASRLKETKVFLRQLNRDHGNVSSNVLIARANLEDIQMCMINNGDPTLLTLEKDLIIKLNMALVEEESLFLQKSRVKWMGLADGNNSCFLKQCKTKLNYNKVLALEDSGTMMQGQLPCANLAINYFKNMLGPEIGHSRIDLEPVDCKVLTEAHATFLCAQVTDDIILDTLKKLKKNKAPGPDGFNVNFFLILGAPQGLISVLE; encoded by the coding sequence ATGCAAGCATTCAAAGATTGTCTTGCTAACTGTGGCCTTGATAATGTGCGTATAATGGGGGATATTTTTACTTGGACCAACAAGCGTCAAAATAACCCTGTGCTAAAATGCTTAGTTAGAATGATAGCTAATGGTCATTGGTTCAATTCTTTCACCGAGGGAAATGTTTTTGTCAAACCTCGTGGCATCATGGACCACAATTCCATCTTTTTTGAAGATCCAATGCAACTTCAAAAGCTCAACAAACATTTTCAGTTCTTTAACTTCATGGCCGATATTCCTGGGTTTCATGATGTTATTGAAAAAGCCTGGTCTTTACAATGCTCAGGCCCTTGCTATAATCGTTTTGCTTCCAGGTTAAAAGAAACCAAAGTTTTTCTTAGACAGCTTAATAGGGATCATGGAAATGTATCTTCTAATGTCCTGATAGCAAGAGCTAATCTAGAGGATATCCAAATGTGTATGATCAATAATGGAGATCCCACCCTTCTTACTTTGGAAAAAGACCTCATTATCAAGCTCAATATGGCTCTTGTCGAGGAGGAATCTTTATTTCTTCAAAAATCTAGAGTGAAGTGGATGGGGCTTGCAGATGGAAATAACTCTTGTTTCCTCAAACAATGTAAAACAAAGTTGAATTATAACAAGGTGCTAGCTCTTGAGGATTCGGGAACCATGATGCAGGGCCAGTTACCGTGTGCTAACTTAGCAATCAATTACTTCAAAAACATGTTGGGGCCCGAGATTGGTCACTCTCGTATTGATTTGGAGCCTGTGGATTGCAAGGTCCTTACTGAGGCCCATGCTACTTTTCTTTGTGCTCAAGTTACAGATGATATTATTCTTGATACCttgaagaaattgaagaaaaATAAGGCTCCCGGGCCTGATGGATTTAATGTCAATTTTTTTTTGATACTTGGAGCACCACAGGGCCTGATTTCTGTGCTTGAGTAA